A section of the Methanoregula formicica SMSP genome encodes:
- a CDS encoding DUF2341 domain-containing protein, with amino-acid sequence MQPNFFVVHNNDYRRPLEGGPYSREWQKNASVRKSFLVLACVLLACTAAVSAADWTPADFTGHTQAYIHGAATDLSDYQVKFVLYNVTGTDSSENIHLPGIAQPDFDDVRFALSDGTPLNYWMETPAGIDNATFWIKVPSIPAGYANTIPVDIYYGSATISSGADGAATFALFDDFNGSSLDTTKWTVVYNAGGISISNSQLILKNTVIQSKINFNHNASLRFRGNLWGYTQTIGFEDDADTVNRVYFKVTSGDGYEYFYTKINSETSFINPGYWSGDRYQTGELFWNATHVAVTDGVNPIAPKQDALTATLPIYLESQSSSTGYYDWIFVRQLADSEPPVNEPGATAPTVDLTVNSVSSLVPRTANTVTATIMNQGTADAGAFKANFTLNGSTTAFDIPSLASGGYTTISVTDPITSRVLGDTIPLSIELDTQNAIAETCETNNTYSTPATVVRGTSYYSGGRYYTGHDIETGNYTEGNVALLHSWGDSGYIKNGAWPSTTVQWTAADLPIPADATVKAARLYQSYTWSSNGDPRIAAQFNGNTVKQAAFYGDGLANIYSTYDDFNGQVIWDVTPYFSKTGNTAIITAEAPQGGLYATVLVVVYERDGEPFRRIWLDEGCDSLLYGGGTGYAMFNNVTTSSLGYARLSTILPSGADNAQSTVAFNSQSIPIAGAEGSNEAQDPGFKYYDVTSALQDGTNELAVTQDGYMNLAAAILELTYGMPPEVSFKTNVTSGYAPLTVQFTDLSYGATGWQWDFDNDGTVDSTEKNPVYTYDNADTYTVNLTAANGYGSNTKIQSSYITASSPGNSVVAGFTVALNGEDKMPHGQAPVTVSFTDASAGTIDTYLWEYRNYNSAVWTAFGDGAKNPASIVFSDAGTYDIRLTVTNATTGSSNKTIAHAFTAGVPDDPVATITNGTVSGGLFVDSRSPWPATTVTYSYTLPASGSTIVWARVFVNDYSGSGSGNFPFRLTTEFDADGDGTFETTLGAEDCDIQSETDKESGVYRPFVYPLNDHVTKVYSDYEAWYDVTGLITSANPKIRVTSSDIGAPVGSDDGFDGRIKAVTLVVAYNDGDTDQVKYIVNHGNDWRVKDTSSSSAFNAGSFAGGWSNATLTSVAFSSKDATYTLNGAGIANTTLGSNNYYKYNTFNVTDRLVPASSNTFGYTAGDPSFKICLATLAATYPGSGASAPVAAFSGVPASGTAPLTVTFTDSSTNSPTGWLWDFGDGDTTNATKQNPVHTYANAGTYFVNLTATNAAGSDFENKTGYITVTSAGGGSSPEAIFLTDVVVGPSPLTVAFTDQSATNPTKWAWDFNNDGITDSSDQNPIYIFSSAGRYTVNLTVTNASGSSTLIKPNLIAVSAGPDPLTTVTSGTVSGDLYVNSVSPWSTTNTTTFELPDAAVNNITWARLYVTTYTATPNSSYNTSSVVTLDGTVLGTEILNIESEKNGNAYPVNDHVMKVYADYEAWYDVTGRITSARPVVAVTNSKVDGYLFDGRIKGITLVLAYNDGDSEIVKYWVNHGNNWMGPAGAGSATTFDVTPLAAGWENATLTSVAFSGKDAAYTFPTSSSSPAKNILGTSSYWKYNSFNVTDSLIAGSANTLGFTAVGTSFKTTLATLAVKYPGGGVPPSAPVADFLTNINPASGPAPLMVQFTDTSTNTPASWKWEHRITANSTWTQFSTEQNPTYTFTTTGTYDIRLTATNAGGSDNETKTGYVTASSSGTAPVAAFSASATTGTAPLTVTFTDTSTNAPTGWLWDFGDGDTTNATVQNPVHTYINAGTYFVNLTAANTAGSDFENKTAYITVSSGGTPTSDLSLATSVVNTVVNETVFAREENPVTITNIRNIGSTPITNVVVALYASDVSSTVPVNTATIASIAGSGTTSVTISDPTIRDTQGGTVTYKVVVDPANLISETNEANNEMTGEVKPVKFNGYKGKGIYWKGGSNITTKKYYDLNGDIVSFTQPESTYKGVGWSSRTETWTGAELPLPSDATVEYALLFISYNWDQTPGGFPIMTATFNSHNLPLGTPYTDIANFGSYPDYEYGLYPAIDVTTHFVKGGENTLVMSPGTGNKQALYPSTLVVIYRNSSATRKQIFINEECDELLLGETAYGTSLNETIAYAPFTELTIDTGNVTNAALYSFAGSAGPKEGNLFFNGNKIGTKAWQGTLNTANASVFNVKPYLSATGNEAGIQGTNSGGMVALQQILVVEYKPAEPTAPTAAFDANTTTGTIPLTVKFRDRSSGIPTSWAWDFDNDGSIDDTNQSPTHTYTSPGTYTVSLTATNGIGSNKTVKTNHITATLAPPKASFTANKTAGDTPLAVQFTDTSTGGPETWAWDFGDGGTSKEKDPVHTFEGSGTYSVSLAVTNSAGSDSETKSGYISVNAKKVVDTAFNLTGVATVSTGTGQNVSVNTSQVTTAISGNTVALTSVGNGWSSLNLIMTDTPDVVNETVNGIVSTVVAVGEEITVPIPAVGSPTIHVELALDELPESTQGITQTITKDPDTNASSSFTIAASNDGKQLDIGYTVNFQKNGGLENAANGGTIRNATVYFAINSTWVADHGGRDKIVIMRKPDSGDTTFLDVTYLGTDGRGNDKFSALSPDGLSIFIIGAGSPVPTPTPSPTSSTPSGGSDSYSYTGSSSGSRSSGDVQKGKIYDYSLRAPLQSNGAYQTTAISSKGRVSITPMKAELSATMPEAKAKWSAEIVSDPDGGGRISTSLATEIPASAISSYNTALSPRSLEIASVAYAMNVEEDDRIGTTKDGVIEMTAPQAWVSENGGINQVKIFRIGNDGSAGLLSTAFSGYDHETGYLTFRAESPDGLCTFILLAVRPASGTGAAAASPPGTGQGVPAGAAPGEASQGPASQSAPGTGIATIVAGVLVVAGCAGLVHVYRGRRKTRP; translated from the coding sequence ATGCAGCCAAATTTTTTTGTTGTACATAACAATGATTACCGGAGACCGTTGGAGGGTGGGCCGTATTCCCGCGAATGGCAGAAAAACGCGTCCGTACGGAAGTCTTTTCTCGTCCTGGCCTGCGTTCTGCTGGCGTGTACGGCAGCAGTCTCCGCTGCCGACTGGACCCCGGCCGATTTCACCGGCCACACCCAAGCGTATATCCACGGCGCCGCAACCGATCTCTCGGATTACCAGGTAAAGTTCGTCCTGTACAACGTAACCGGTACGGACTCCTCGGAGAACATCCACCTGCCGGGCATCGCCCAGCCGGACTTTGACGATGTCCGGTTCGCGCTCTCTGACGGTACACCGCTGAACTACTGGATGGAGACCCCGGCGGGAATCGACAACGCCACCTTCTGGATCAAAGTGCCGTCGATTCCGGCGGGATATGCGAACACCATCCCTGTGGATATCTATTACGGCAGTGCAACAATCAGCAGCGGTGCGGACGGCGCAGCAACGTTTGCCCTCTTCGACGATTTCAATGGATCGTCGCTGGATACGACCAAATGGACTGTAGTTTACAATGCGGGGGGTATTTCGATCAGCAATTCGCAGTTAATCCTGAAAAATACCGTAATCCAGTCAAAAATAAATTTCAACCATAATGCATCACTGAGGTTTCGTGGAAACCTGTGGGGATATACCCAAACAATTGGTTTTGAAGATGATGCCGATACGGTCAATAGGGTCTATTTTAAGGTGACTTCGGGTGATGGGTATGAATATTTTTACACAAAGATCAATTCAGAGACATCATTCATTAATCCCGGGTACTGGTCGGGTGATCGATATCAAACGGGAGAACTCTTTTGGAACGCAACCCACGTTGCAGTTACGGATGGGGTAAATCCAATCGCTCCCAAACAAGACGCTCTGACCGCAACATTGCCTATATATTTGGAGTCCCAGTCATCCTCAACCGGTTACTACGACTGGATCTTCGTGCGGCAGCTTGCCGACAGCGAACCGCCCGTGAACGAACCAGGAGCCACGGCACCAACCGTTGACCTCACGGTCAATTCCGTCAGCTCCCTCGTTCCCCGCACCGCCAACACCGTGACCGCCACCATCATGAACCAGGGTACGGCAGATGCCGGTGCGTTCAAGGCCAACTTCACGCTGAATGGATCCACAACTGCGTTCGACATCCCGTCGCTTGCGTCAGGAGGCTACACAACGATCAGCGTTACCGACCCGATTACTTCCCGGGTACTGGGCGATACCATCCCGCTTTCCATCGAACTCGATACACAGAATGCGATCGCTGAGACCTGCGAGACCAACAACACGTATTCCACACCGGCAACAGTTGTCAGGGGCACGAGTTATTACTCGGGCGGCAGGTACTACACGGGCCACGACATAGAGACCGGGAACTATACCGAGGGAAATGTGGCCCTGCTCCACTCGTGGGGAGATTCCGGGTATATCAAAAATGGCGCGTGGCCTTCCACGACCGTCCAGTGGACTGCTGCCGATCTGCCAATCCCGGCTGATGCAACGGTCAAAGCGGCCCGGCTCTACCAGTCCTACACATGGAGTTCCAATGGTGACCCCAGGATCGCTGCCCAGTTCAACGGGAATACTGTCAAGCAGGCAGCATTCTATGGTGACGGGCTTGCCAATATATACTCCACGTACGATGACTTCAACGGTCAGGTAATCTGGGACGTGACACCCTACTTCAGCAAGACCGGTAACACAGCCATCATCACCGCAGAGGCCCCGCAAGGCGGCCTCTACGCCACGGTTCTTGTCGTTGTGTATGAGCGTGACGGCGAGCCGTTCCGGAGGATCTGGCTTGACGAGGGATGCGACAGCCTCCTCTATGGCGGCGGGACCGGATACGCGATGTTCAACAATGTGACCACGAGCTCGCTGGGATATGCCAGGCTTTCAACGATCCTGCCCTCAGGCGCAGATAACGCACAGAGCACGGTCGCTTTTAATTCCCAAAGTATTCCCATCGCTGGCGCTGAAGGATCAAACGAGGCTCAGGATCCCGGGTTCAAGTACTACGATGTCACAAGCGCCCTGCAGGACGGAACCAACGAACTGGCCGTTACCCAAGATGGGTACATGAACCTCGCCGCCGCGATCCTGGAGCTCACCTACGGGATGCCTCCAGAAGTCTCGTTCAAGACGAACGTGACGTCCGGGTATGCACCGCTCACCGTCCAGTTCACCGATCTCTCGTACGGCGCAACCGGCTGGCAGTGGGACTTCGACAATGACGGCACGGTAGACAGTACCGAAAAGAACCCGGTTTACACCTATGACAATGCCGACACCTACACCGTGAATCTCACTGCCGCGAACGGGTATGGCAGTAATACTAAGATCCAGTCCAGCTACATCACCGCATCGTCCCCGGGTAATTCAGTGGTTGCCGGCTTCACTGTTGCCCTCAACGGCGAAGACAAGATGCCGCACGGGCAGGCACCGGTCACGGTCTCGTTCACGGACGCTTCCGCCGGGACGATTGACACCTACCTCTGGGAATACCGGAACTACAATAGCGCGGTCTGGACGGCATTCGGGGACGGTGCAAAGAACCCCGCCAGTATTGTATTCTCCGATGCCGGCACCTACGACATCCGGCTCACCGTCACCAACGCCACCACCGGCAGCAGCAACAAGACCATTGCGCATGCCTTTACCGCAGGCGTGCCGGACGACCCCGTGGCCACCATCACGAACGGCACCGTCTCCGGCGGCCTCTTCGTGGACTCCCGGTCCCCGTGGCCCGCCACGACCGTTACCTATTCGTATACCCTGCCGGCATCCGGGAGCACTATCGTATGGGCCCGGGTCTTTGTCAACGATTACTCCGGCTCGGGATCCGGTAATTTCCCGTTCCGGTTGACCACAGAGTTCGACGCCGATGGCGACGGCACGTTCGAGACCACGCTCGGTGCCGAGGACTGCGACATCCAGTCCGAGACCGACAAGGAATCCGGAGTCTACCGGCCCTTCGTCTACCCGCTCAACGATCACGTCACCAAGGTCTACTCGGACTACGAGGCATGGTACGATGTGACCGGCCTGATCACCTCGGCCAATCCGAAGATCCGCGTGACATCGTCCGATATCGGCGCACCGGTGGGATCGGATGACGGTTTCGACGGCAGGATCAAGGCGGTCACCCTCGTGGTCGCATACAACGACGGCGACACCGACCAGGTGAAATACATCGTGAATCACGGGAATGACTGGCGGGTGAAAGACACCAGTTCATCGTCGGCATTCAATGCGGGATCGTTTGCCGGCGGGTGGTCGAATGCCACGCTGACAAGCGTTGCCTTCTCCAGCAAAGACGCAACCTATACCTTAAACGGCGCAGGCATCGCGAATACCACTCTCGGTTCAAACAATTACTACAAGTACAATACGTTCAATGTGACCGACCGGCTCGTCCCGGCATCGTCCAACACGTTCGGGTACACTGCCGGTGACCCGTCGTTCAAGATCTGCCTTGCAACGCTGGCAGCCACGTATCCCGGCAGCGGCGCATCCGCCCCGGTTGCCGCATTCTCCGGAGTGCCTGCATCCGGCACCGCACCGCTGACGGTGACATTCACGGACAGCTCGACAAACTCCCCAACCGGCTGGCTCTGGGATTTCGGCGACGGCGACACCACCAACGCCACAAAGCAGAACCCGGTCCACACCTATGCGAATGCCGGGACCTACTTTGTCAACCTGACCGCAACCAACGCGGCGGGCAGCGACTTCGAGAACAAGACCGGGTATATCACCGTGACATCGGCCGGCGGGGGGTCATCACCGGAAGCGATTTTCCTCACGGATGTCGTGGTAGGACCATCCCCGCTGACCGTCGCTTTCACGGATCAATCCGCAACCAACCCAACGAAATGGGCATGGGACTTCAACAATGATGGCATCACGGACAGTTCCGACCAGAACCCGATCTATATCTTCAGTTCGGCCGGCAGGTATACGGTTAACCTGACTGTCACCAATGCGAGCGGCAGCAGCACGCTCATAAAGCCAAATCTCATCGCAGTTTCTGCAGGGCCGGACCCGTTAACCACCGTTACCAGCGGTACCGTCAGTGGGGATCTCTACGTGAACTCCGTGAGCCCCTGGAGCACGACAAATACCACAACATTTGAACTGCCGGATGCAGCAGTGAACAACATCACCTGGGCCCGGTTGTATGTCACAACGTATACGGCAACACCCAACAGCAGTTACAACACGAGTTCTGTCGTCACTCTTGACGGTACCGTTCTGGGAACAGAGATTCTCAATATCGAATCGGAAAAGAACGGGAACGCATATCCGGTCAACGACCATGTCATGAAGGTGTACGCAGACTACGAAGCATGGTATGATGTGACCGGCAGGATCACTTCGGCCCGACCGGTAGTCGCGGTCACAAATTCGAAAGTCGACGGATATCTGTTTGACGGCAGGATCAAGGGAATCACTCTCGTACTCGCGTACAACGATGGTGACAGTGAAATCGTTAAGTACTGGGTGAACCACGGGAACAACTGGATGGGGCCCGCCGGTGCCGGCAGTGCGACCACATTCGATGTAACACCGCTCGCGGCCGGATGGGAAAATGCCACACTGACAAGCGTTGCCTTCTCCGGCAAAGATGCTGCTTACACATTCCCGACATCATCCAGCAGCCCTGCAAAGAACATACTGGGAACAAGCTCGTATTGGAAATATAATTCATTCAACGTAACCGATTCCCTGATTGCTGGTTCCGCAAACACGCTCGGGTTCACCGCTGTCGGCACTTCATTCAAGACCACGCTCGCCACCCTTGCCGTGAAATACCCGGGCGGAGGCGTGCCCCCGTCGGCACCGGTCGCGGACTTCCTTACCAACATCAATCCTGCTTCCGGACCCGCTCCGCTCATGGTCCAGTTCACGGACACGTCCACCAATACCCCTGCATCATGGAAATGGGAACACCGGATAACCGCTAACAGCACCTGGACGCAGTTCTCGACAGAACAGAACCCGACCTATACATTCACAACGACTGGAACTTACGATATCCGGCTGACTGCAACCAACGCAGGAGGCAGCGACAACGAAACGAAGACCGGGTATGTCACGGCGAGTTCATCGGGTACCGCCCCGGTCGCCGCGTTCAGTGCCAGTGCAACCACCGGTACCGCACCGTTAACCGTGACCTTCACCGACACTTCGACCAATGCCCCGACCGGCTGGCTCTGGGACTTCGGCGACGGTGACACCACCAACGCGACTGTGCAGAACCCGGTCCACACCTACATAAACGCCGGGACATACTTTGTCAACCTGACCGCAGCCAACACGGCAGGAAGCGACTTCGAGAACAAGACCGCGTATATCACCGTCAGCAGCGGCGGCACACCGACCAGCGACCTGAGCCTTGCCACATCGGTTGTCAACACCGTTGTCAACGAGACGGTCTTTGCACGCGAAGAGAACCCGGTAACAATCACTAACATAAGGAACATCGGATCAACTCCTATCACAAACGTCGTGGTGGCATTGTATGCAAGCGATGTCAGCAGCACGGTGCCGGTCAACACGGCCACTATCGCATCCATTGCCGGATCCGGGACCACAAGCGTGACCATCAGCGACCCGACCATCAGGGACACACAGGGCGGGACGGTCACGTATAAGGTGGTGGTGGACCCGGCCAACCTTATTTCCGAGACAAATGAGGCCAACAATGAAATGACCGGTGAAGTAAAACCGGTCAAGTTCAACGGGTATAAAGGCAAAGGCATCTACTGGAAAGGCGGCAGTAATATCACAACAAAGAAGTATTACGACCTGAACGGGGATATTGTGTCCTTCACCCAGCCGGAAAGCACATACAAAGGTGTCGGATGGTCTTCGAGGACTGAGACCTGGACCGGGGCAGAACTTCCCCTGCCGTCCGATGCAACGGTGGAATACGCCCTGCTCTTTATCTCCTACAACTGGGACCAGACTCCCGGAGGATTCCCCATAATGACTGCCACATTCAACAGTCATAATCTCCCATTGGGCACACCGTATACCGATATTGCGAACTTCGGCAGCTATCCCGACTATGAGTACGGTCTGTATCCCGCCATCGACGTAACAACCCACTTTGTCAAAGGAGGGGAGAACACGCTCGTGATGAGTCCGGGCACCGGAAACAAACAGGCACTCTACCCGAGCACGCTGGTCGTCATCTACCGCAACTCATCGGCAACCCGGAAACAGATCTTCATCAACGAGGAATGCGACGAACTCCTGCTGGGCGAGACCGCGTACGGGACATCGCTCAATGAGACGATCGCGTACGCGCCGTTTACCGAATTGACTATCGATACGGGCAATGTTACTAATGCAGCCCTTTACAGTTTCGCCGGAAGTGCCGGGCCGAAGGAGGGGAACCTGTTCTTCAACGGGAACAAGATCGGGACAAAAGCATGGCAGGGAACATTGAACACGGCGAATGCCTCGGTCTTCAATGTCAAGCCCTACCTCTCCGCAACCGGCAACGAGGCCGGCATCCAGGGCACGAACTCCGGCGGCATGGTCGCCCTCCAGCAGATCCTGGTCGTCGAATACAAACCGGCCGAACCCACCGCCCCTACTGCTGCCTTTGATGCCAACACCACCACCGGTACCATCCCGCTTACCGTGAAGTTCCGGGATCGCTCAAGCGGCATCCCGACCAGCTGGGCCTGGGACTTCGACAACGACGGCTCCATTGACGATACCAACCAGAGCCCGACCCACACCTACACCTCGCCCGGAACGTACACCGTCAGCCTCACGGCCACTAACGGAATCGGCTCCAACAAAACCGTGAAAACCAACCACATCACCGCCACCCTCGCCCCGCCGAAGGCTTCCTTCACCGCCAACAAGACCGCCGGCGACACCCCGCTCGCCGTCCAGTTCACCGACACATCAACGGGCGGCCCGGAGACATGGGCCTGGGACTTCGGCGATGGCGGAACATCGAAAGAAAAGGACCCGGTGCACACGTTTGAGGGCTCAGGGACATACTCCGTATCCCTGGCCGTGACAAACAGCGCGGGCAGCGACAGCGAGACGAAATCCGGGTATATCAGCGTCAATGCAAAGAAGGTCGTCGATACCGCATTCAACCTCACCGGGGTGGCAACCGTCAGTACCGGCACCGGCCAGAACGTATCCGTCAACACGTCACAGGTAACGACCGCGATTTCCGGTAACACGGTCGCTCTCACCAGTGTCGGTAACGGCTGGTCCAGCCTCAACCTGATCATGACCGACACTCCCGATGTCGTGAACGAGACCGTCAACGGTATCGTGTCGACCGTTGTCGCGGTCGGCGAGGAGATCACGGTCCCGATCCCTGCGGTGGGTTCGCCCACGATACATGTCGAACTGGCGCTTGACGAGCTGCCGGAGTCAACGCAGGGTATCACCCAGACCATAACAAAGGACCCGGACACAAACGCCAGCAGCTCGTTCACGATCGCTGCATCCAATGACGGAAAACAACTCGATATCGGGTATACCGTCAACTTCCAGAAGAACGGCGGGCTCGAGAATGCTGCAAACGGAGGCACCATCCGCAATGCAACGGTCTACTTCGCCATCAACTCGACCTGGGTCGCCGACCATGGCGGCAGGGATAAGATTGTCATCATGCGCAAACCTGACAGCGGTGATACCACATTCCTCGACGTCACGTATCTTGGCACGGACGGTCGCGGTAATGATAAGTTCTCGGCACTCTCGCCAGACGGGCTCTCGATCTTCATCATCGGTGCCGGGTCTCCCGTGCCCACACCGACACCATCGCCAACAAGCAGCACCCCCTCTGGCGGCAGCGACAGTTACTCGTACACTGGCTCTTCCAGCGGAAGCCGATCGTCGGGCGACGTGCAGAAAGGAAAGATCTACGATTACTCCCTGAGGGCACCGCTCCAGTCCAACGGTGCGTACCAGACAACGGCCATATCGTCGAAAGGCCGGGTCTCCATCACCCCCATGAAGGCAGAACTGTCCGCAACCATGCCGGAAGCAAAGGCGAAGTGGAGCGCCGAGATCGTCAGCGACCCTGACGGCGGCGGCAGGATCTCGACAAGCCTTGCCACGGAAATCCCTGCATCCGCGATATCGTCCTACAACACGGCCTTATCCCCGCGCTCGCTCGAGATCGCATCGGTTGCCTATGCCATGAATGTCGAGGAGGACGACAGGATCGGCACAACGAAGGACGGCGTCATCGAGATGACCGCACCGCAAGCGTGGGTCTCCGAAAACGGCGGGATAAACCAGGTGAAGATCTTCCGCATCGGCAACGACGGGAGCGCAGGACTCCTCTCCACCGCATTCAGCGGGTACGACCACGAGACCGGGTACCTGACCTTCCGGGCCGAGTCCCCGGACGGCCTCTGCACGTTCATCCTCCTTGCAGTCAGACCCGCTTCCGGTACCGGTGCAGCAGCCGCATCGCCCCCAGGGACTGGGCAGGGTGTTCCCGCCGGGGCAGCTCCCGGTGAGGCATCGCAGGGCCCGGCTTCCCAATCCGCACCGGGCACGGGCATCGCAACCATCGTTGCCGGCGTCCTTGTCGTTGCAGGGTGCGCCGGGCTGGTGCACGTGTACCGGGGAAGAAGGAAGACCCGGCCATAA
- a CDS encoding DUF3344 domain-containing protein codes for METKRTESRLGRFAALLKGRARPRRSLALMMALVIVAVMSFAGVVSADAAYTGQPPMTNFTGVVNGSIDVQFGNTWKSDNPIQWDNTTANLTLAVDPSNVEIKFAVLKVVVYTANNTANWQGNETIKLDHGGTVETLANYEPLNLNYVNSSSGMVCNTSISAPPFISQRNGLCRVMSDYVSYFDVKDYITTKRINVSVLTGNVTDRFDGRVKEATLIYGWNVTSGTPTKTRYWINIGHDPSTSFDDAYVGHSRFDGIPDYRYVMNATLYTNDISSSNGLYGWNGVSLTPTTIASNSYARINRFFINNSTVSGDNDFRYDRSGTYYRIATVILKLIY; via the coding sequence ATGGAAACGAAACGAACAGAGAGCAGGCTCGGCCGGTTTGCCGCCCTGCTGAAGGGCAGGGCCCGGCCGCGCAGGTCGCTCGCGCTCATGATGGCGCTGGTGATCGTTGCGGTGATGTCGTTCGCCGGCGTGGTTTCGGCGGATGCTGCATATACCGGCCAGCCCCCGATGACGAATTTCACCGGTGTCGTGAATGGAAGTATCGATGTCCAGTTCGGCAACACCTGGAAGAGCGACAACCCGATTCAATGGGATAACACAACGGCAAACCTGACGCTGGCAGTCGATCCCTCCAACGTGGAAATCAAATTCGCCGTGCTGAAGGTCGTTGTATATACTGCAAATAACACTGCCAACTGGCAAGGGAACGAGACGATCAAGCTGGATCATGGCGGAACCGTTGAGACCCTTGCAAACTATGAACCGCTGAATCTGAATTATGTTAATTCCTCCAGCGGAATGGTATGCAACACATCCATCTCGGCTCCTCCGTTCATATCCCAGAGAAACGGATTATGCCGCGTCATGAGCGATTACGTCTCATACTTCGATGTCAAGGACTACATCACCACCAAGAGGATTAATGTATCAGTCCTGACGGGGAACGTCACTGATCGGTTCGACGGCCGGGTCAAGGAGGCCACGCTGATCTATGGCTGGAATGTCACTAGCGGCACCCCGACAAAGACCCGGTACTGGATCAACATTGGACACGACCCGAGCACCAGCTTTGATGATGCATATGTTGGACATTCACGGTTCGATGGAATCCCCGATTATCGATATGTCATGAATGCAACGTTGTATACGAATGACATCTCATCGTCAAACGGTTTGTACGGTTGGAATGGAGTTTCACTCACCCCGACAACCATAGCATCGAACAGTTATGCCCGAATCAACAGGTTCTTCATCAATAACAGTACTGTCAGCGGAGATAACGACTTCCGGTATGACCGAAGCGGCACCTACTATCGTATTGCTACGGTTATCCTGAAACTCATCTATTAA
- a CDS encoding type II toxin-antitoxin system HicA family toxin: MKKAEIYTNLKNHPKKIRFEYLCRAAEAFGFVYRGGRGSHRVYTRDGVREIVNVQEVNGMAKPYQVKQFCKIVEGYSLLKEDADV; encoded by the coding sequence ATGAAAAAAGCTGAGATATACACTAACCTTAAAAATCACCCAAAGAAGATAAGATTTGAATATCTCTGCAGAGCTGCGGAAGCGTTCGGATTCGTATACCGGGGCGGCCGGGGCAGCCACCGCGTTTATACCCGAGACGGTGTCCGCGAGATTGTCAATGTTCAGGAGGTGAACGGAATGGCTAAACCCTATCAGGTAAAACAGTTCTGTAAAATCGTTGAAGGATATTCATTGCTAAAAGAGGATGCCGATGTATAA
- a CDS encoding type II toxin-antitoxin system HicB family antitoxin, which produces MYKYAIEIFYSEEDDGYIAVVPELPGCSAYGESEELALQEIKTALDLWLSTARDTGREIPRPCGREVLRDLLAEHSRRDIVSCE; this is translated from the coding sequence ATGTATAAATACGCAATAGAAATCTTCTACAGCGAAGAGGATGACGGGTATATCGCGGTGGTCCCTGAGTTGCCGGGCTGTTCGGCATATGGTGAGAGCGAAGAGCTGGCATTGCAGGAGATCAAAACAGCACTCGATCTCTGGCTTTCAACTGCCCGGGACACGGGCCGCGAAATCCCCCGGCCTTGCGGCAGGGAAGTACTCCGGGATCTCCTGGCAGAACATTCACGCCGGGACATTGTCTCGTGCGAGTAA
- a CDS encoding PIN domain-containing protein yields the protein MTTYLIDTNILIYYLAGAFSPEKKPEIDTILRESFNISIITKIELLGWSGHTPEGLAKARRMLDCARCLSLTDAIA from the coding sequence ATGACTACGTACCTTATCGACACAAATATCCTTATCTATTATCTTGCAGGGGCTTTCTCGCCAGAGAAGAAACCGGAAATCGATACTATCCTGAGGGAATCCTTCAATATTTCCATTATCACAAAGATCGAACTCCTCGGATGGAGTGGTCATACACCGGAGGGACTGGCCAAAGCCCGTCGGATGCTGGATTGCGCACGCTGTCTTTCACTCACCGATGCAATTGCCTAA
- a CDS encoding type II toxin-antitoxin system HicB family antitoxin — MYTYALEIFCSEEDDGYIAVVPELPGCFAYGESEELALQEIKTALDLWLSTARDTGRGIPRPCGREVLRDLLAEHSRREAIRTIIS; from the coding sequence ATGTATACATACGCACTAGAAATCTTCTGCAGCGAAGAGGATGACGGGTATATCGCGGTGGTACCTGAGCTGCCGGGCTGTTTTGCATATGGTGAGAGCGAAGAGCTGGCATTGCAGGAGATCAAAACAGCACTCGATCTCTGGCTTTCAACTGCCCGGGACACGGGCCGCGGAATCCCCCGGCCTTGCGGCAGGGAAGTACTCCGGGATCTCCTGGCAGAACATTCACGTCGGGAGGCGATACGTACCATAATCTCATGA